From a single Theropithecus gelada isolate Dixy chromosome 10, Tgel_1.0, whole genome shotgun sequence genomic region:
- the TTPAL gene encoding alpha-tocopherol transfer protein-like isoform X2, which produces MSEESDSLRTSPSVASLSENELPPPPEPPGYVCSLTEELVTKAREELQEKPEWRLRDVQALRDMVRKEYPNLSTSLDDAFLLRFLRARKFDYDRALQLLINYHSCRRSWPEVFNNLKPSALKDVLASGFLTVLPHTDPRGCHVVCIRPDRWIPSNYPITENIRAIYLTLEKLIQSEETQDGFPIRIKAVHVVNEPRIFKGIFAIIKPFLKEKIANRFFLHGSDLNSLHANLPRSILPKEYGGTAGELDTATWNAVLLASEDDFVKEFCQPVPACDSILGQTLLPEGLASDAQCDDSLRAAKSQLYSCY; this is translated from the exons CTGAGCCTCCGGGCTACGTGTGCTCACTGACAGAAGAACTGGTCACGAAAGCCCGGGAAGAGCTGCAGGAAAAGCCGGAATGGAGACTTCGAGATGTGCAGGCCCTTCGTGACATGGTGCGGAAGGAGTACCCGAACCTGAGCACGTCCCTTGACGACGCCTTCCTGCTGCGCTTCCTCCGAGCCCGCAAGTTTGATTACGACCGGGCCCTGCAGCTCCTCATCAACTACCACAGCTGTAGGAGAAGCTGGCCCGAAGTCTTCAATAACTTGAAGCCATCAGCCTTAAAAGATGTCCTTGCTTCTGGGTTCCTCACCGTGCTGCCCCACACTGACCCCAGGGGCTGCCATGTCGTCTGCATCCGCCCAG ACAGATGGATACCGAGCAACTATCCAATTACCGAAAACATCCGAGCCATATACTTGACCTTAGAAAAACTCATTCAGTCTGAAGAAACCCAG GATGGTTTCCCCATTCGGATAAAAGCAGTCCATGTTGTGAATGAACCTCGAATATTTAAAGGCATTTTTGCCATCATAAAACCATTTCTAAAGGAGAAAATAGCAAACAGA TTCTTCCTCCATGGGTCTGACTTGAACTCTCTCCACGCAAACCTTCCAAGAAGCATTCTCCCCAAGGAGTATGGGGGCACAGCTGGGGAGCTGGACACTGCCACCTGGAACGCGGTACTGCTAGCTTCAGAAGACGATTTTGTGAAAGAGTTCTGCCAACCTGTCCCTGCCTGTGACAGCATCCTGGGCCAGACGCTGCTGCCTGAGGGCCTGGCCTCAGATGCACAGTGTGACGACTCCTTGCGAGCTGCGAAGTCACAGCTGTACTCCTGCTACTAG
- the TTPAL gene encoding alpha-tocopherol transfer protein-like isoform X1: MSEESDSLRTSPSVASLSENELPPPPEPPGYVCSLTEELVTKAREELQEKPEWRLRDVQALRDMVRKEYPNLSTSLDDAFLLRFLRARKFDYDRALQLLINYHSCRRSWPEVFNNLKPSALKDVLASGFLTVLPHTDPRGCHVVCIRPDRWIPSNYPITENIRAIYLTLEKLIQSEETQVNGIVILADYKGVSLSKASHFGPFIAKKVIGILQDGFPIRIKAVHVVNEPRIFKGIFAIIKPFLKEKIANRFFLHGSDLNSLHANLPRSILPKEYGGTAGELDTATWNAVLLASEDDFVKEFCQPVPACDSILGQTLLPEGLASDAQCDDSLRAAKSQLYSCY, from the exons CTGAGCCTCCGGGCTACGTGTGCTCACTGACAGAAGAACTGGTCACGAAAGCCCGGGAAGAGCTGCAGGAAAAGCCGGAATGGAGACTTCGAGATGTGCAGGCCCTTCGTGACATGGTGCGGAAGGAGTACCCGAACCTGAGCACGTCCCTTGACGACGCCTTCCTGCTGCGCTTCCTCCGAGCCCGCAAGTTTGATTACGACCGGGCCCTGCAGCTCCTCATCAACTACCACAGCTGTAGGAGAAGCTGGCCCGAAGTCTTCAATAACTTGAAGCCATCAGCCTTAAAAGATGTCCTTGCTTCTGGGTTCCTCACCGTGCTGCCCCACACTGACCCCAGGGGCTGCCATGTCGTCTGCATCCGCCCAG ACAGATGGATACCGAGCAACTATCCAATTACCGAAAACATCCGAGCCATATACTTGACCTTAGAAAAACTCATTCAGTCTGAAGAAACCCAGGTGAATGGAATTGTAATTCTTGCAGACTACAAAGGAGTGAGTTTATCAAAAGCATCTCACTTTGGCCCTTTTATAGCCAAAAAGGTGATTGGCATCCTCCAG GATGGTTTCCCCATTCGGATAAAAGCAGTCCATGTTGTGAATGAACCTCGAATATTTAAAGGCATTTTTGCCATCATAAAACCATTTCTAAAGGAGAAAATAGCAAACAGA TTCTTCCTCCATGGGTCTGACTTGAACTCTCTCCACGCAAACCTTCCAAGAAGCATTCTCCCCAAGGAGTATGGGGGCACAGCTGGGGAGCTGGACACTGCCACCTGGAACGCGGTACTGCTAGCTTCAGAAGACGATTTTGTGAAAGAGTTCTGCCAACCTGTCCCTGCCTGTGACAGCATCCTGGGCCAGACGCTGCTGCCTGAGGGCCTGGCCTCAGATGCACAGTGTGACGACTCCTTGCGAGCTGCGAAGTCACAGCTGTACTCCTGCTACTAG